The following DNA comes from Enterobacteriaceae endosymbiont of Donacia clavipes.
TATCACCTTTTAAAATAACACTAGGATATTTCCAAGTAATTGCAGCTCCTGTTTCTGATTGTGTCCATGACATTTTGCTATTTTTTCCTTTACATATTGCTCTTTTGGTAACAAAATTTAAAATTCCTCCTTTATTTTTAAATTGCCCAGAAAACCAATTTTGTACAGTTGAATAATTTACTTGTGCATTTTTATGTATAATAACTTCAACTACAGCAGCATGTAGTTGAGAATTTTTTCTAATTGGTGCGGAACATCCTTCTATATAATTTACATAACTATTTTCTTCAGCAATTAAAATAGTTCTCTCAAATTGTCCAATGTTTTTTTCGTTAATTCTAAAATAAGTAGATAATTCTATAGGACAATGTGTATTTTTAGGAATATAAATAAATGTACCATCAGATGCTACGGCTGCATTTAAAGATGCAAAAAAATTATCATCAGCAGGCACTACTGAACCTAAATATTTTCTAACTAAATCTGGATAATTTTGTATTGCATCATTTAATGAACAAAAAATTATTCCTTTTTTTAATAATTTATTTTTATTTGTTGTAGTAACCGAAACAGAATCAAAAATAGCGTCAATAGCTATTAAATTATTTTCTTTAATAGGAATATTTAATTTATTAAATGTTTTTTTTACCTCATTTGTAAGATATTTATCTTTAATATTATTATTTTTTTTAAACGGGTATGAAGGGGCAGAATAATAAATATAATTTTGATAATTTAATTTTTTATAATACCCATTTAACCAATGAGGTTCTTTTTTTTTTATCCATGAATAATAACCTTTTAATCTAAAATCTAACATCCATTTAGGTTCATTACGAATACTAGATATTTTGTGTATTATATCTAAATTAATACCAGGAGCAAATTTATTATTTTTTAATTTAGTAATAAATCCTTCTTTATAATTTTTTTTAAAATACTTTAAATTATTTTCATTCATGTGATTAATTCTTTTTATAGTTAATATTAAAACTTTTTTTACATCCGCAAAATTTTTTAATTTTATTATTAATAAATTGAAAAGATTCATGAAAATTATTTTTTGTAAAATCAATAATAGTTCCATCTATAAAAAAAAGATCCTTATTATTTAAATAAATGAATATATTTTTTTTCTTAAAATAAATTTCATTATTAAAAAATTCTTTTATTAATTTAATTTTATATTTAAATCCGAAACAACCAGATTTTTTTAAAAATATTTTTATTCCTTTATAATTTTTATTCTTTTTAATTATTTTATTTATTTGTAAAAATGCAGATTTTGTTAAATATAAACCTTTATAATTATATTTTTTTTTACAAATAAAATGTATTAAATTTTTTTCTATTAACATTATAATAACCTAAAAATATAATTTTTTATATATTAATATATGAAAAATTAAAATCATTAAACAATATTTTATTTAATAAATTAAGTAAATTTTTTTAAAAAAAAATTTATATTTTACATTAGTTAATTAAAATTAAAAATTTTATTAATGTAATTATTAAATTATTATTTTGTAATATTTTTTAATGAAAAATCTCTTACACGAAATTTTAATAAAAATAATATAAATATATATAATAAAAAAATGAATAAACAAATACTTGATAAACAAAAAACACGTATTTTAAAAGAAGATAAAATTAACCATTTTTCAGAAATTATTTTTGAAATAAATAATAAAATTATACCTAAAAAAAATGTAATTATAGTAATACGAAGAAAAAAATTAAACCATCCAGATTCTGGTTTATATATATTTTTTTTAATTAATGTATTAAATAATAAAATAACATTTAAAAATGCCGCAAAACATATAGATATAGGAAATCCTATATGATGTAAAAAAAATATAAATATAGGACTAATTAGTTGAGTAATAATTAAAACAAATATAGCAATTTTAACAGGAGTTTTTACATCTTGTCTTGCATAAAATCCTATAGCTAATACCTTAGCTATTATTAAAAAAATTAACCCTATAGAATATATAATAATATTTGTTTGTGTCATTAAAACGTCAAAATATGTAAATGCTCCGTATTGGAATAAAGCAATTAATAATGGCCTAGATAAAAAACCTAAAATTAACGAACTAGGTATTATTAATAAAAAACATAAACGTAATCCTATATCCATTAATTTATTATATTCTTTTTCTTTATTTTGAGTAAAAGCATCAGTTAAAGAAGGTAATAATACTATTGTTAATGCTATTCCAAACATACTTATAGGTAATTCCATTAATCGATCTGCATAATAAATCCAAGTAATAGATCCTGTAATTAAAAAAGATGAAAAAGCAGAATTAATTAATAAAGATATTTGTGCAGCAGTTACTCCAACAATAGCAGTACCCATTTTTTTTAAAACCCTTAACACACCTTCATCAAAAGTTTTAAAATTAGGTAAAATTAACATATTTAATTTCTTTAAATAAATTAATTGATAAAAAATTTGTGATAGGCCTCCGATTAAAACAGCCCATACTAAAATTAATATTGGAGGTTGTAATATATTAGGAAATATTACTATTGATAATATCATACAAAGATTTAATAGAACAGGAGTAAATGCTGGGACAAAAAAATTTTTCCAAATATTTAAAATTGAACTAGCTAATGATGATAAAGATATAAATAAAATATAAGGAAAAGTCATTTTTAATATTTTAGATGTAAGTTTTAATTTAAAATCTGTATTTACAAATCCAGGAGCAATAATAGAAATAATTAAAGAAGAAAATATTATTCCAAATAAAATTATTATAGAAAGTATTATTATTAACATACCTGATGTAGAAGAAATAAAATTTCTAGTATCTATTTTACTTCTTTTATTTTTATATTCAGCTAAAATTGGAGTAAATGCTTGAGAAAACGCTCCTTCAGCAAATATACGTCTTAATAAATTAGGTAATTTAAATGCTATAAAAAAAGAATCACTATAAATTCCAGCACCAAAAACTTTTGCAATAAGACTATCTCTAATAAAACCTAGTAATCTAGAAAATAATGTTATTATACTAACTGTGGTTAATGATTTTAATAAATTCATATAATTCCTAAAAATAATAGTTTATTATATAAATAAATTATTTTTATAAAAAATTCAATAAAATTAAATTTTTTCTTATATAAACAAATATTTTAAAAATTATTTTTTTGAATAAAGTATTAAAAATATTTATTTTTATAGGTATAATTAAATGAATATAAAAGAAATATCTAGAGCAATACTTCCAACAAAATGGGGAGAATTTATTATAGTAGGTTTTGAAGAAAAAGATACAGGTAATAATCATATTGCATTAATACATGGTATAAAAAAAATATATAGAACTTCAATCATTTTGACAAGAATTCATTCGGAATGTTTAACAGGAGATACTTTTTTCAGCTTACGTTGTGATTGTGGACTTCAACTAGAATCAGCATTAAATAAAATATCTAAAGAAAATTGTGGAATATTAATTTATCATAGACAAGAAGGAAGAAATATTGGTCTTTTAAATAAAATTAAAGCATATAATTTACAAGATAAAGGATTAGATACTGTAGAAGCAAATTATGAATTAGGTTTTCATGCAGATGAAAGAAATTTTCTTTCTTGTATTAATATATTAAAAATATTAGGTATTTTAAATATTAAATTATTAACTAATAATCCTTATAAAATTAATATTTTAAAAAAAAATGGTATAAATGTTATATGTAGAATTCCATTAATCACTGGACATAATATTAAAAATTATAAATATTTAAAAACTAAAAAATTAAAATTAGGACATTCATTATAAAATATTTAATAAAATTTTAATAAATTTTTTATATATTTTAATAGATTTTTTAAAACTGAAATTTGTTTATTACAAAGTTTTTTTTGTAATAATTTTTTAATTTCATAAATATAATTGTCAAAAAATTTTTTATTAAAAATATTTTTTATATATATATTCCATGTTTTTTTTTCTGTTTTATTTAATGTAGATGGAAAATTTCTTGCTTTATATTTAAATAGTAATATACTAGCTCTTATATCTTTAAATATAAATTTATTTAAATTTATATTAATTTTTTTTTGATCATATATTTTTTTAAATTGTAATAAATCTTTAGTTGGAAAAAAATTTTTATATAGTTGGCCATCAACATTATAAATATTTGTTTTTTCATATTTTTGTTTAAAATTTAAAAAAACATATTTTATAATTTTTTGTATTTTAAAAAAATTTTTTTTTAAAATAAGAAAATTTTTTATATAAAATAAAATTTTAAATTTTAAACGCTTAATATCTTTATCTCTCAAAATATTTATTGGAATTAATAAAGGAGACTTATTAAAATTAATAAGTTGTATATGAGAAAAAATATTTTTTTCATATTTTTTTGTATTTTTTTTAATTTGTAAAAAATTATATACATTATTTATTAAATTATATGATATTAATACATTTTTATTTTTTGGATGCCAGAATAAAGGTGTAATACAATTAATATTATTATTTTTATTTTTATAAATACTACTAATATGAACAAAAATTTGAATTTTTGATAAATCTATTTTTTTAATTAATTTTTTTTTATTACTATATTTTAAAAAATATTCATATAATAATGGTTGTTTTTTTTTAATTAATTTAGTTACAGATATTGTGGTATAAACATCAGATAATGCATCATGAGCATTTTTATTATATGGATTTTTTATATTATTTATATTAGCAATTTTTTCGAGATTAAATATTGGAATATTATCTATTTTAGGCCAATAAACACCATTTGGTCTTAAAACATAACAAGCTCTAACTAAAGATAATATATCCCAACGACTATTATTATTTTTCCAAGACCAATCATACGGATCGTAAAAATTACGATAGAATAAAAATCTACTAAATTCATCATCAAAATTTATATTATTGTAACCTAAAATACAAGTATTAGGACATAAAAAAATTTTATTAATAATACTAGCAAATTCATATTCTGTTTTTCCTTTAAAATTTACTAAATCAGGACTTATATTATGAATAATCATAGATTTAGGTTCAGGTAGATAATCATTAGATAATTTACAATAAAGTATTATAGGTTTATCTATAATTTCTAAATTAATATTAGTACGTATACAAGCAAATTGGGCAATTCTATCTTTAATAGGATTTAACCCAAAAGTTTCATAATCATAAAATAAAAAATTAAATTGTGATTTTTTTTTAATTAACATAATATAATAATATTATTATATTATTATTGTTTTAACAATAATTATTATATTAACTATATTATGGTGAGATGGCCGAGTGGTTGAAGGCGCATGCCTGGAAAGTATGTATATAATAAAATATATCAAGGGTTCGAATCCCTTTCTCACCAAAATATATTTATTTTTTTTAAATAATTAATATTAATTAATAATTATGTGTGAAAGAAGTAAAGTATGTTAAGTACGAATATAATTAAAATAATAAATCATTATGGTTATATAATTATATTATTAAGTTCTCTTATTGAGTGGGAAACTTTTATTATAATTGCTGGTATACTTGCTCATAAAAAAATTTTATTTTTAAATAAAATTATAATTATTACTATATTAGGATTAATCATAAGTAATCAATTATTATTTTATATAGGAAAAAAATATAGTAAAATTTTTTTATTTTTTTTTAAAAATTATAAATATAAAATTAAAAAATATCATGATATTATTTTTAATTATCCATATATATTTATTATTACAAAATTTATTTATGGTTTTAGATTAATAAGTCCCGTTATTATGGGTATTGTAAAAATTTCTTACTTAAAATTTTTTTTATTAAATATTATTAGTTCTATAATTTGGACTATATTTTTTATAATGATAGGATATTTTTTTGGTGAAATTATTTTTATTTGGATAAAAGATTTTACTAAAATTATTAAATATTTTATATATTTTTCTTTGTTACTAATAATAATTCGATTTTTATATAAAATTATAAAAAATATTTTTAATATATAAATTATACTTAATTTTTAATTAAATATATTTTTCAATAATCTGAATAATAATTTTAGGATAAAAACCTAAAAAAATAGTAATTATTGCTAACAAAAACATTAATTTTTTAATAAAAATATAAAAATTATTATTTTTAATTTTACTTAAATAAGTATTTTTATTAATTTTAGATGGTATTAAATACATACTAATAATTATACGTAAATAATAATATAATCCTATAGCACTTCCTATAATAATAGTACTAGTTAAATACCATAATCCAATTTTTATACTTAATATTATTAAGTAAAATTTAGATATAAAACCAATAGTAATCGGAATACCAGCCAGAGATAATAACATGATTGTTAATATTAAAGTAAGTTCAGAATCATACCAAAATAATCCACGATAATAATATAATTTATCTGTATGTCTTACATCTTGGTTAAGACTAGATATTATACTCATAATACCTAAAATACTTAAATTATTTATTATATAACTAATAATGTATATAAACATCATTTCTAATGAAAATATATGTGTTATATATATCTGATTATAAATTAAAATTACAAACATATACCCCATTTGAGCTATAGATGAATAACCTAATATACGTTTAATATTATTTTTTGTAATAGCAGCCATGATATTACCAAATATTATTGATAATATTGATAATAAAATTAATATTTTATATAGAAAAAATCTATTATTATTAATTTGTGAAAAATAAATTAAAAATTTTACTAAAAATATAAAAATAGATGATTTACTAAATGTGGTTAAAAACATTGTAACAGGCATTGATGAACCTTGATATACATCAGGAGTCCATAAATGAAAAGGGACTATTGATAATTTAAAACCTAAACTTGTTAAAATTAAAAATATTCCAATTGTAGATAAATATTTTATTGAATGTATATTATAAAAATAATGATTTATTAAATAAATAAAATTTAAATTACCATAATCTAAGTAAATAAAAGATATTCCAAGTATTAAAAATGATGACGATATTGTAGATAAAATTATATACTTAATACTGGCTTCTAATGAATATTTTGATTTAATTTGATAACCTATTAATCCACACATAGGAATAGATATTAATTCAATTCCTATTAACATAGAAATAAAATTATTTGAATAAATTAATACCATACTTCCTAAAGTAGATATTATTATTAATAAATAAAATTCATCTTTATTACATTTTAAAGAAGATAACCAAATATATGATATTAAACAAGTTAAAATATTGTTAACTAACAGTAAAATAATATAAAAAAACGAATAATTATCTTTTAAAAATAAATAATTTTTTGTAAAATTAATATCTTTTGTATAAATAATAGATATTATAGTTAATATAAATCCTAAAACTGTAATAATTAAACTTGTTAAATTATTTCTTTTAATTGATATTTTCATTAAAAGGATAATTAATAAGAAAATTATAATAATAAATGGTACTAATACTACCAGTATTTTAGTCATAAATAAATTCTATTTTTAAATAAATTTTTTTAAACTATAAAATAATTTTTTATTCGTAATTAAATAATTCTATTAACTATATTATTAATAGTATTATTTGATATATTTAAAATAAATTGTGGATAAAATCCTATAATTAACAATAAAATTATTAGTGTAAAAAGAATAATTTTTTCTCTTAAACATATATCATGTGTTAAAATTAACATTTTAGTTTTAGATCCATAAAAAATTTTTTGTATCATATTTAATGAATAAATACTAGAAAATAATAAACTAAATGCAGCAATACTAGCAAAAATTGGATAAGTATTAAAAATACCTAATAGAATTAAAAATTCTCCTATAAAATTTCCAGTTCCAGGAATACCAATACTTGCTAAAGCAAAAAATAAAAATGATCCTGGTAATATATTTATATAATTCCATATACCTCCCATTAATTTAATATTTCTAGTTTTTAATTTTTCATATATTTGTCCACAAAGAATAAATTGAGCAGATGCACAAATACCATGAGATATCATTTGTATAATAACACCTTGATAAGCTATTTTATTATTACCATAAATACCCATTAATATAAACCCCATATGGGATATAGAAGTATATGCTATAATTTTTTTTATATCAGTTTGAGTACAAGCCATTAAACATCCATAAAATATACCTATTATACCTAATAATATAGCAATAAAAGAAAATTTTAAAGATGACATAGGAAATAATGGCAAAATAAATCTTAATAAACCATAAGCTGCTGTTTTTAATAAAATTCCAGCAAGATCTACCGAACCAGCTGTTGGTGCTTGG
Coding sequences within:
- the murJ gene encoding murein biosynthesis integral membrane protein MurJ yields the protein MNLLKSLTTVSIITLFSRLLGFIRDSLIAKVFGAGIYSDSFFIAFKLPNLLRRIFAEGAFSQAFTPILAEYKNKRSKIDTRNFISSTSGMLIIILSIIILFGIIFSSLIISIIAPGFVNTDFKLKLTSKILKMTFPYILFISLSSLASSILNIWKNFFVPAFTPVLLNLCMILSIVIFPNILQPPILILVWAVLIGGLSQIFYQLIYLKKLNMLILPNFKTFDEGVLRVLKKMGTAIVGVTAAQISLLINSAFSSFLITGSITWIYYADRLMELPISMFGIALTIVLLPSLTDAFTQNKEKEYNKLMDIGLRLCFLLIIPSSLILGFLSRPLLIALFQYGAFTYFDVLMTQTNIIIYSIGLIFLIIAKVLAIGFYARQDVKTPVKIAIFVLIITQLISPIFIFFLHHIGFPISICFAAFLNVILLFNTLIKKNIYKPESGWFNFFLRITIITFFLGIILLFISKIISEKWLILSSFKIRVFCLSSICLFIFLLYIFILFLLKFRVRDFSLKNITK
- a CDS encoding HesB/IscA family protein — encoded protein: MLIEKNLIHFICKKKYNYKGLYLTKSAFLQINKIIKKNKNYKGIKIFLKKSGCFGFKYKIKLIKEFFNNEIYFKKKNIFIYLNNKDLFFIDGTIIDFTKNNFHESFQFINNKIKKFCGCKKSFNINYKKN
- the nuoM gene encoding NADH-quinone oxidoreductase subunit M; the protein is MLLPWLILIPFISGIICWQSEKIYFKIPRWIALISISCVFILSIFEYILNLHYFNQKILLYPLWISEFMLNWIPNFGISFHLAIDGLSLLMISLTGLLGIMAVLCSWNEIKKWHGFFHLNLLWILSGVIGVFLSADMFLFFLFWEIMLIPMYFLISLWGHQNIKKGYSRIKAATKFFIYTQSSGLLMLFGILSLVFLNQTITGKLTFDYNILLNTHINIKTEFLLMLSFFIAFAVKMPIIPFHGWLPDAHSQAPTAGSVDLAGILLKTAAYGLLRFILPLFPMSSLKFSFIAILLGIIGIFYGCLMACTQTDIKKIIAYTSISHMGFILMGIYGNNKIAYQGVIIQMISHGICASAQFILCGQIYEKLKTRNIKLMGGIWNYINILPGSFLFFALASIGIPGTGNFIGEFLILLGIFNTYPIFASIAAFSLLFSSIYSLNMIQKIFYGSKTKMLILTHDICLREKIILFTLIILLLIIGFYPQFILNISNNTINNIVNRII
- a CDS encoding DedA family protein — encoded protein: MLSTNIIKIINHYGYIIILLSSLIEWETFIIIAGILAHKKILFLNKIIIITILGLIISNQLLFYIGKKYSKIFLFFFKNYKYKIKKYHDIIFNYPYIFIITKFIYGFRLISPVIMGIVKISYLKFFLLNIISSIIWTIFFIMIGYFFGEIIFIWIKDFTKIIKYFIYFSLLLIIIRFLYKIIKNIFNI
- the ribA gene encoding GTP cyclohydrolase II; its protein translation is MNIKEISRAILPTKWGEFIIVGFEEKDTGNNHIALIHGIKKIYRTSIILTRIHSECLTGDTFFSLRCDCGLQLESALNKISKENCGILIYHRQEGRNIGLLNKIKAYNLQDKGLDTVEANYELGFHADERNFLSCINILKILGILNIKLLTNNPYKINILKKNGINVICRIPLITGHNIKNYKYLKTKKLKLGHSL
- the sufB gene encoding Fe-S cluster assembly protein SufB, with product MNENNLKYFKKNYKEGFITKLKNNKFAPGINLDIIHKISSIRNEPKWMLDFRLKGYYSWIKKKEPHWLNGYYKKLNYQNYIYYSAPSYPFKKNNNIKDKYLTNEVKKTFNKLNIPIKENNLIAIDAIFDSVSVTTTNKNKLLKKGIIFCSLNDAIQNYPDLVRKYLGSVVPADDNFFASLNAAVASDGTFIYIPKNTHCPIELSTYFRINEKNIGQFERTILIAEENSYVNYIEGCSAPIRKNSQLHAAVVEVIIHKNAQVNYSTVQNWFSGQFKNKGGILNFVTKRAICKGKNSKMSWTQSETGAAITWKYPSVILKGDNSVGEFFSISLTNGHQQADTGTKMIHIGKNTKSTIISKSISTENSKNTYRGLVYIDRSSNNSRNFTQCDSILIGTKCSTYTYPILNILNNTSQVEHEATTSKIEEEQIFFCLQRGLDMENAISLIINGFCKEIFIKFPLEFAVEAQKLLSIHLENSIG
- a CDS encoding NADH-quinone oxidoreductase subunit N, producing the protein MTKILVVLVPFIIIIFLLIILLMKISIKRNNLTSLIITVLGFILTIISIIYTKDINFTKNYLFLKDNYSFFYIILLLVNNILTCLISYIWLSSLKCNKDEFYLLIIISTLGSMVLIYSNNFISMLIGIELISIPMCGLIGYQIKSKYSLEASIKYIILSTISSSFLILGISFIYLDYGNLNFIYLINHYFYNIHSIKYLSTIGIFLILTSLGFKLSIVPFHLWTPDVYQGSSMPVTMFLTTFSKSSIFIFLVKFLIYFSQINNNRFFLYKILILLSILSIIFGNIMAAITKNNIKRILGYSSIAQMGYMFVILIYNQIYITHIFSLEMMFIYIISYIINNLSILGIMSIISSLNQDVRHTDKLYYYRGLFWYDSELTLILTIMLLSLAGIPITIGFISKFYLIILSIKIGLWYLTSTIIIGSAIGLYYYLRIIISMYLIPSKINKNTYLSKIKNNNFYIFIKKLMFLLAIITIFLGFYPKIIIQIIEKYI
- the sbcB gene encoding exodeoxyribonuclease I, translated to MLIKKKSQFNFLFYDYETFGLNPIKDRIAQFACIRTNINLEIIDKPIILYCKLSNDYLPEPKSMIIHNISPDLVNFKGKTEYEFASIINKIFLCPNTCILGYNNINFDDEFSRFLFYRNFYDPYDWSWKNNNSRWDILSLVRACYVLRPNGVYWPKIDNIPIFNLEKIANINNIKNPYNKNAHDALSDVYTTISVTKLIKKKQPLLYEYFLKYSNKKKLIKKIDLSKIQIFVHISSIYKNKNNNINCITPLFWHPKNKNVLISYNLINNVYNFLQIKKNTKKYEKNIFSHIQLINFNKSPLLIPINILRDKDIKRLKFKILFYIKNFLILKKNFFKIQKIIKYVFLNFKQKYEKTNIYNVDGQLYKNFFPTKDLLQFKKIYDQKKININLNKFIFKDIRASILLFKYKARNFPSTLNKTEKKTWNIYIKNIFNKKFFDNYIYEIKKLLQKKLCNKQISVLKNLLKYIKNLLKFY